A segment of the Desulfuromonadaceae bacterium genome:
TTTACAGTACAAGATCAAGGAATATGAAATCTGACCCCCCGCTATCCCCCCTGTGAAACAGGGGGGAAGGGAGCGCAGCGGAAAGGGGGGGGTGCCCTCAAACAGGAAAACAGTGCAAAGTTTGCATGTGCAGCGGCGTCGCGCCCTGACAATACTTATGGAAAACTATCATTTCAGCAACTTACCTTTTATTTTAAAAGGAATATCCATTGCACCTCTCCTTGTGCATGCGTAAGTGGAGGCCATCAATGTCCGTGATTACTGATCGAAAACCAGTGCCTCAATCAGGCGGTAAACATCCCCGTGAAGCCGGATTCACCCTGGTTGAGCTTCTGGTTGTCATCGCCATCTTTGCCGCGCTCTCGGCGATTGCGTTTGTCGCTCTTGGGCCGACGGTGCGTTCCTACCAGTTAAAAGGTGCCGCGCGGCAGATTTACAGCGATGCGCTCAAAGTTCGCACGCAGGCGATCAAGGAAGGGAAGGTCACCGGTTTGCGGTTTAGTGACGACAACACCGGAAACTATGAAGTGTGGGTGGAAAAATCTCCGGGGATTGAAGAAAAAGCCTATACCGGAGTGTCGAGCTATGGCCAGATCACCGCCTGTGCGCCAACCACCGGTAACAAGCCGACCGATTTTGTTTTTTATCCCAACGGCACTTCCGGTGGCGGGAGTGTCCGTATTTCAATGAGCAGTAACGTCTGGAAGGTTTATGTGCCGAACACCGGCACCGGATCGGTAAAAATTGAGAAACCAACACCCCCAACCCCGTGCCCATGACAGGGAGCCACTTTATGTGTCGTAAATATTCGGCCCTTGCGAAAAAACTCTTTTGTACTGCACGAAAAAACGCAAAAGGCTTCACCCTCGTTGAAGTGCTGATCTCGATCACCATCCTCTCGGTCGGTATGCTCGGGGTTGCGAGCATGCAGCTTTCGGCGTTGAGCAGCAACGCCAAATCTCGTGACGATACCGTGGTGGTGCAACTGGTCGAAGAGATGGTTGAACGGATTCGTGTCAACGGCGGCAATAATCCGGGGATTTATCACGGCATCAACACCGCCAACACCTGCACCGGCTCCGACCCGGCCAGAGGCGATTGCACCCAGTGGAAACAACGCATGGCAGACACCAGACTCCCGGGATTGACCGGCACCGTCTCGGTGGTCACGGAAAGTCCGATTGAGAAGACCTCCACGATCACCGTACAAGTCACCTGGGGGGCAGGGACAACCAAAACCCTGCAATTTGCCACGATCATGGAAACCTGGGGAACCTGACATGATGCACCTGTTAAAAAATCAGCGCGGCTTTACCCTGACCGAAATGCTCGTCGCGATGGTCATCGGCATGCTGGTGGCCTCCGGAGCCTACAGCGTCTTTTTTTCCACCACGCGCACCGCCCGCAAACAGGAGCAGGTCTCCGAAATCCAGCAGAATCTGCGCGTGGCAATGGAGCGGATTACGCAGGATATTCGTCAGGCCGGGTTTGGTTTGCCGGAAGATAACAGAACCCTGGCCTTCGATGGCGGCAGTTTTTCAACGCCGGTCACCGCAACCAACAGCTCCTCCGCCCCCGACGAAATCACTTTGTTGGGCGTTGGGTACAAGGTCGGCACCATCTATAATACCGTCGGCAAAAAGATCTACATCAACCCCGACTTCAATGGCGACGACCAGATCGCGGGGTATATGGAAACCCGCTTCATCGACGGCAACCACGAAGATGCGCCATTCCCTGAAACTGTCTCGCTCAAGCCTCTGTATCGCGACAAATTCCCCGCTGGCGGAACACCGGAACCACCACTGTTCACTTCGAGGAAACACCTGAGCATTGGCGGTGTCGAATATCTCGCAGCCAGCGATTACAGTACTGTCTCTCTCGACGGAGGATCAAGTAACGCCATCATGGTTACCCCCGACACCCACAACGAATACGCGAACAATCTCCCGGTCTATATGCTCCAGGCGATCACCTATTCGATCAGAGCTGATTGCTACCCGACGGATCCCAAACAAA
Coding sequences within it:
- the pilV gene encoding type IV pilus modification protein PilV; its protein translation is MCRKYSALAKKLFCTARKNAKGFTLVEVLISITILSVGMLGVASMQLSALSSNAKSRDDTVVVQLVEEMVERIRVNGGNNPGIYHGINTANTCTGSDPARGDCTQWKQRMADTRLPGLTGTVSVVTESPIEKTSTITVQVTWGAGTTKTLQFATIMETWGT
- a CDS encoding PilW family protein; its protein translation is MMHLLKNQRGFTLTEMLVAMVIGMLVASGAYSVFFSTTRTARKQEQVSEIQQNLRVAMERITQDIRQAGFGLPEDNRTLAFDGGSFSTPVTATNSSSAPDEITLLGVGYKVGTIYNTVGKKIYINPDFNGDDQIAGYMETRFIDGNHEDAPFPETVSLKPLYRDKFPAGGTPEPPLFTSRKHLSIGGVEYLAASDYSTVSLDGGSSNAIMVTPDTHNEYANNLPVYMLQAITYSIRADCYPTDPKQNFPCLVTKDFSKLRGADRQVVAEGIEDIQFAYGVDVSPRDGKIDYPAAGYTPAAFVNDPADDSSIVAVRVSIVARSKVPDQYDSSTRPALEDRPAGTADRYVRRTLTKTIKLRNPRSGA
- a CDS encoding GspH/FimT family pseudopilin, giving the protein MSVITDRKPVPQSGGKHPREAGFTLVELLVVIAIFAALSAIAFVALGPTVRSYQLKGAARQIYSDALKVRTQAIKEGKVTGLRFSDDNTGNYEVWVEKSPGIEEKAYTGVSSYGQITACAPTTGNKPTDFVFYPNGTSGGGSVRISMSSNVWKVYVPNTGTGSVKIEKPTPPTPCP